In Haloarcula rubripromontorii, the sequence GCGTGCCCGACTCGCCATCGATTCCCAACGCCGCTGTGGCGCAGAAACTCCGGGAGGAGCGCGACCGGGCCGGGGACTCGCTGGAAGCGGACAGCGACCGCGAGGCGTGGCCGCTGGACCGTCTCGACAGCTACCGGTACGACCGGAGCAAGGCCGCGAGCGTGCGGTCGGCGTACCGCGCCGCCACAGGCAAAGACGACGGCGACCGCCTTCGCGAGTACCGGCGCACGGTCGCCACGACCCGCTCGACGTTCGCGGGAGAACTGGCCTACCGCGCGAACGGCCCGGTTGCAGCGGTGCTGGCTCACGAGCCGCTGGAAGGACTGCTCGCCGAGTGCCGCGAGGAACTCCAGCCGATGCCGCCGTATCCAGACGACCCGCGAGCCGAGCCCTTCCGGGCCGGCGACGCCGTCGGGACCGTCGAGCGGAGCGCGGCGGCACTCGCCGACGCGCGGCGGCTACACGAGCGCTACCTGCGCGCGGCGTCCGACCCCACGCCACAGTGGGACCAGGTCGCAGTCGCCGCCGAGTCTCTGGAGCGAACGCTCCGGTTCTCGCAGGATCGGGTCGAGGGGTACCGAGAACCCGATGCAGAGGTGTTCGAGCGGGACCTCGAAGGGACGACCGCGCGGCAACTGTACACTGACGCGGCCCGCGACCTCCGCATCCGGACCGAGGAGACGGAAGCAGCGGTCGACGACGCGGACTTCGCAGCCGCCGTCCTCAACGCCGCTCGGGGACTCGTCGCGCTGGAGGTGCTGACGGCCGTCGTCACAGGTATCCAGGAGGGCGAGTACCAAGGCGATGTGTCGCTGTCGACGGTCCGGTCGGGCGCAAAGGCGTCCGCCGCGGCCATCGAGTCGGCCCTCGATACCGAGCCGCGGGGCCTCGCAGTTCGGCTCTGTGAGCCGGCGCTGTTCACGCACCGCAGCGCAGTCCGGAGCGTCTCCCGGTACGACCCCAACGCCCCCGACCTACTCGCGGAGTTCCGGCAGGCGGAGCTGTTAGCCAGCGCGGTCCCCGAAGCAACCGCCTTCGTCGTCGAGCGCCTGCAGGTCGGCGACGCGACTCGCCGGGACAAGTGAAAATTGGAGAAGCGAGCGAGGACTCAGTCGTCGGACGGGAGCGGTTCGCCGGAGCCGTCGGTCGGCGCGGGCGAGGCCTGCATGTCGTCGTCTTCCGCGTAGGGGTACCACGTCATCTTCGTGTTGTGCATGTACGGGTCGTCGTAGTCCGTCTCTTCGGGTTCGACCATCTCGGCCAGCGTCTCCTCGTCGCGGTCCGCGACGAAGTCACGGAAGGTTTCGCCGCCCTCGCGGGCGTTCTTGAAGTTGTTGACGAGGTTCTTGATAGCGCCGGGCACTTCGTCGGCGGGGACGCGCATCTCCACCCAGTCGGCGAAGCGCGGGTCGTCGCCGAGGCCGCCGCCGAGGCCGATGTCGAGTGCCTCGACCGGCTCGCCGTCCTTGCGGGTCTTCATGCCGCGCAGGGACACGTCGGCAATCTGGGGCTGGGCACAGGAGGCCGTACAGCCCGAGAGGTGGATGTGGAAGTCCTTGTGGTCCTCGGGCAGTTCGACGTTGTCCTTGAGCCAGCGGGCGTACCGGACTTGGCGGTTCTTCGTCTCGACGATGGAGAGCGAGCAGTACTCCGTGCCCGTACAGGCGATGGAGCCGCGCATGAACGGCGACGGGTCCGGGGAGTAGTTCTCCAGCAGAGGCTCGCTGGTGAACTCGTCGAGGTTCTCCTCGGGCACGTCGGTGACGATGATGTTCTGGCGCTGGGTCAGGCGGACCTCGCCGGAGCCGTACTCGTCGGCGAGTTCGGCGAGTTCGAGCACGTCGTCGGCACCCATGCGGCCGACCAGCACGTTCAGGCCGACGTAGTAGTTGCCGTCCTTCTGCTCGTGAATCCCGACGTGGTCGTTGTGTCCGTCCTGGGACCCGGTGTTGTAGCTGTACTGGTCGCGCATGTCCTCGCCCGCAGTCGGGAGTTCGAAGTCGACGTACTCCTCCTGCAGGACCGAGCGCATCTTTTCCGGACCCCACTCGTCCATGAGGAACTTGATGCGGGCGTTGAAGCGGTCCTCGCGGTCGCCGTAGTCGCGGAAGAGCGCGGACATGCCGTGTGCCACGTCGGCGGCCTGCTCCGGCGGAACCCACACGTCGAGTTCGCGGGCGAGACGTGGCTCCTTGCGGGAGAGGCCGCCGCCGATGCGGACGTTGAAGCCGAGTTCGCCGTCCTTTTCGGCGGGCTCGAAGGCGAGGTCGTTGATGTCGCCCTGGCCACAGCCCTCGTCACAGCCGGCGATGGCGACTTTCCACTTGCGCGGGAGGTTCGAGTAGTCGTCGTTGCCTTTGAACGTCTCGTGGAGGTCCTCGGCGACGGGCCAGGCGTCGACGTGTTCGTGCTTGTCCTTGCCGGCGACCGGGCAGCCGACGATGTTGCGCCAGGAGTCACCGCAGGCCTGCTGGGTGCCGAGGCCGACGGCTTCGAGCTTCTCGAATATCTCCGGGATGTCCTCCAGCTTTATCCAGTGCAGTTGGATGGACTGGCGGGTCGTCCAGTCACAGTAGGCCTCGCCGAACTCGGGGTTGTCGACGGGACCGGTCGCGTACTCTTTCGCGATTTCGCCGATGACCTCAAGCTGGCCCGGCTTGATGACGCCGTTTGGCGTCCCGATACGCATCATGAAGTACGACTCCTGCCCGGAGCGCTGGTGGTACAGGCCCCACCACTTGAAGCGCTCGAACCACGCGTCGTGTTCGTCCTCCGGAATGGCGTCCCAGCCCTTCTCCGCGAACTCCATCAAATGCTCCCGTATCTCGTTGCCGTAAACCTCGTCTTTCCATTTCTCGACTTTACTGGGCATAGCTAATGTGTTCTCTCACAAGTCTCACAGACTTATACAACACACTTTGCCGTCAACCGTCTCCCCCACTCCCCGAAACAAGATATTATTGCCTATTCTACGGGGTGAGCAAGCCGGGTTCGTTTCTCCGGAAAATGAACGCTCTCGTGTACAACACCGTAGAACTCGCCGGAATCGGGGTCTACGACGCGACCGACGGTCAACCAGTCGGTGACGCCGCTCTCGCCACAGGCGATGCACTGTCCGGCTATTCGTGCCTGAATATCCGGATAATCCACGCCCACTTTCACGAACCCCTCGGCGAGGAAATCCGTCGTCTCACACCCACAGAAGCCGCTTCGGGCCAGCAGCCACAGGTCCGAGACGTTCACTTCCCGCGAGTCGTTGACGGAGATCCAGGCCCCGTCGTCGAGCTGGTGAACGTCAGTCGTCATTACATCTCATTAGATTCCCGAGACACCTGAGGCCATCGGCGGTCGCAAGTATCACCGCGGTCGGGTCGAATCCGTCGCAGTCGTGCGGTGACTGCATCAGATATAATGACCCACTATTTCCTGGGTTCTGTACGAGATGGGACCAAATGTTGCCTGTAAGTCGCAGTGCGGGTCAAGCTTACAGGAGAGTCTGTGTTTAAGATAATGGGGGCGTTACAGAGGAGTACGACACTACGTGGCGGCCACGCAGGTCGCTGCTGTGACTGAAACGATGACGAACGCACAACAGACCCACGACGATGACGCCGAACGCGAAGAGCCGACCACAGACCACCTCGATAACGTCGAGGACGGCTGCGGTTGCACAGAAATCTGGGAGCACATGAGCAAAGAGCGCGAGAGCGCATCTGACGACTGAGACAGACTGGGGACTGATTGCGCCGACACCGGGTCGGTGACAGCCGAGAATTACTTACAATAGCCTGTATGACACCCCTGTACGGGATACTTTTGTGCGGCGCTCCCCAAGCACGTATCGATGCCTGAGGGGCCCGACAACGACGTTCCATCGACCGACCGCGAATCACCGGTCGGTAAACCGGTCATCCGCGGGGATCCGGCACTCACTGGCCAGCGACCCGAGGAGGCCATCGAGTTCAATCCCGACGATCCCGAGAGTCTCGAACTCGCGGCCAGAACAGTCGAGAAGTTCTCCGAGAACACCGCCGGCGCCGACGACAACGTGTTCATTCTGCGGGGCGCGGCCGCGTGTGCAGCCCTAGTCCGTGGTGAGGGGTCCTACAAGGCCGCTGCCGAGCGGGCCGGCGGCGAGGCGTCGGTCTCGTTCATCCGCAAGTGGTCCCGCGTGCACGACCTCCCCCGGTCCGTGCGCATTCACGTCGCCAAGGGAGAGATTGCGCCGACGGCGGCCAAGCACATCGCCAGAGTCTCCGGCGAATCCCGCCTCCTACTGGCGTGGGCCGCCCTCGATCACGACCTCACTGTCCGCCAGATTCGATCCGTTGCCAGCAGCGTCAACGACGGCGCGTCCGTAGACGCGGCACTCGCCAGAAACGGATACGCGCTGGGTGAGATGCGGACACAACTCGGCCGCGACGCCTACTGTCGACTCCGCCGGCAGGCCGCACTCGACGGGGCATCCCCAGGGGAGGTCATCAGTGAGGCTATCGAATCGTACTTCCACGACGGACCGTAAGGTCTTAATCGCCGCTCCCCCGAGCGAATAGCGAGGGCCGGTAGCTCAGTTAGGCAGAGCGTCTGGCTTTTAACCAGATGGTCGGGGGTTCAACTCCCTCCCGGCCCGCTTCTACGACGAACGGATGTGAGGAGTGAAGCGGCCACGGAGGCGTTGAACCCTGGAAGGCACGCGCAGCGAACGGATGTGAGCGAGCATGTCTCCCTCCGGTTCAACTCCCTCCCGGCCCGTGCAACGAACTGACGAGCGCCGCGAGTCAGTGAGTGAACCGGCAGGAAAGAGTCGAATCCTGGAAGGCACGCACAGCGAACGAACGTGAGCGAGCATGTCTTCCTTCGGTTCAACTCCCTCCCGGCCCGTGCAACGAACTGACGAGCGCTGCGAGTCAGTGAGTGAACCGGCAGGAAAGAGTCGAATCCTGGAAGGCACGCACAGCGAACGAACGTGAGCGAGCATGTCTTCCTTCGGTTCAACTCCCTCCCGGCCCGTGCAACGAACTGACGAGCGCTGCGAGTCAGTGAGTGAACCGGCAGGAAAGAGTCGAATCCTGGAAGGCACGCACAGCGAACGAACGTGAGCGAGCATGTCTTCCTTCGGTTCAACTCCCTCCCGGCCCGCTTCTACGACGAACGGGCGTGCGGAGTGAAGCGGCTACCAAGGGTGTTGGATTACGCCACGAGCGAACGCAGTGAGTGAAGTGGCGGTGGTCCACCTCCCGCCCGGCATGCTTTCTCTGGACAAGCGGCGCGGCAGTGTCTAGTTCGAGACCGGTTCATTTACCACCGAGACAGCGAATGTCACCAGCATGGACGGAACGACCGGTACGGTTCAGCGCGTACTCACGCAACCGTTGCGCCTGCTAGGTGTCACTGTCGGTGTATTGCTCGTCGTCGCCACGCTCGCGGCGGTTGCCAGCACACCGTGGCAGACGCACGCCTCGATGGCAGCGGCGATTGTACAGATGGTCGCGGCGGTCCTGATGGGTGTACTCGGGATCGGTCTGGCGTACATCACCTGGGCAGCCGACGCGTAAGTCAGTCGTTAAAAACCGAAAACAGACGTCGTTGTTATCCGCGGACGGGCATATACGCCATCCCGAGCATCAGCACGGCCGCGATGCCCGAGAGTATCGAGACGCCCCAGAAACCGTTCTTGCGCTCGTGGAAGTAGTCCTGCTGGTCGAGCGTCGCCTGGTACTGGTCGTACTGCTGAATCGGGACGATTTGGACGGTGTGGTGGTCGGGGAAGTGGGTGAAGAACTGCTGCTCGTTCAGCGTGACGTTTCCACCCTCCGAAAGTTCGACTGTGTTTTCACGCGGGGCGAACCATTCGAGCGTCGCGCCGTCGGCGGTCACTTCGGAGATGGTGGTCTCCTGAGTGCCGCTGTCGGTCGCATACGGGTAGGTATCGCCGGGGGAGAACGTCACTGTCTCCGGCTCAGGGAGCCACTCGCTCAGTGGGACCTGCGTATTGTTCGACCGGTAGACCACGTACTCAGTCCCGTTCTGGGTTGCCAGCGTGTTCTTGACCGAGTCGTCCTCGGCGAGGAGCGCACTGACGTTGAGTTCTTCTTCGAGAGTCACCGTACTCTCGTTGCTGTCAGTGTGTACGCGGTAGGTGTCGTTCTGATACGTCGTCGTGGCATTGTGCTCTAACGTCGCAGTGTACTGTGACGACTCGTTGGTCCACGAGAGGTCAGCTGCCATACTGCCCCCGCCACCGCCGCCGTGGCCGCCACCGCCGCCGCCAGACATGTGGATGTTCGTGGCTGTGTATTCCGTTCCGTCGACAGTGAACGTACTCTCGTTGGTCAGTTCGGCGTCAGCGTCGAGCGACACCGTCGGCCGCTGACTCTCCGCGACGCCGATGTAGGCGTACGCAGCAACACTGATAACGAGGAAGAACGCGAAGTACGCCGCCGCGGCTCGTCGTTGCATATCAGGACGGTCAGTTGCCGCGCCGTTTAATGATTACTTTTCGAGCGCATTGGTACGCAGGTGACACGACCCGCTCGCTCCGGAACGACGGTGCCGATGTATCGCACCGGTTAGGCTGTCTCAGACTCGCCAGCGAGAACGTCGTAGCTGTCGAGCGTCCCTGCCATCGACGGGGCATCCGGGTCGTCTTTCCGCTGCGTACCGTAGTTCAGCCACACGCCGCTCGTGTAGCTGTACATCTCGAAGCCAGCGTCGGTCTCGACGACGATGTCTATGACTGCGTCCTCGGGGGCATCATCGAGAACGACAGCCGACCGAACGTCGTTGTCGTGGTGCATCACCCAGACTGCGACAGCGCCGTCGATGTCGTCCAGCAGGGCGCTGGCCTCCGCCGGTGAGAACGGGCGGTGGGGCCAGCCGTCGACGGGTTCTGGTTCATCCATACCGGTCAGACGGGCCGGAATGGCATCGGTGTTCCCCCGTTTTCCCGGTCAGTCGGCGAAGTAGCTGGTGAAAAAGCCGGAGAGGAACGACGAAACAGCGACGGCCATGGCCATATCAGTCAGGCTCCAGGGCGCGTCTTCGTCATCAGCCAGCCAGACAGTGATGGCGACGCTGACCACCAGCGAGACGATTCCGTTGAGGAGGTGCTTGCTCTTGAGCAGACTCATACGGCCCACTGTTGGTGTGGGATTCGTATAGAGATTGCCCCCAGAGCGGTGTTTGCTGACTGATACGGAGTCACCGAGTTAGCCACATGGACTGGGTCCAGCATTGTGACAGTTAGCCGTCACAGCAGACCGTGTAGCGAACGTCGGTCCGGACAAGCGATTCAACTCGCTCGGCTGCGCTATCGACGGTCTCGAACTGCCCCAACTTGCTCACGACCGCACCGTCCGCGCGTAACACGACTGTCCATCGGCATCCGTCCGGCCCATCGCGCTGTTCGAACACGAACTCGCGGTCGGGCAGTCGAGCGGTGATTGGGCTGTCAGTCGTGACCGTCCACGACACCCCATCATCGAGTGTGCGCTCCAGCGCCGTTTCGAGTCGTCGGGCGAGTCTGGCCATCGGTTCGTCCCGCGCGTCCATACAGGACCGTCGAGGTGGAGAAGTATAAGCCGTTGTGACACGACACAACGTTCAAACGGCCCAGACCCGTACAGTAGGTGTGACTCAGTCGCTTCTCGTCTACGACGGCAGTACCGACCTGTTCCGGCGCGCTGCCGAGACGGTAACCCGCTGTGCCACGGACATCACGCCGGTCCCCTGGGAATCCGACGCGATTCAGGCGTTCCTCCGGGCGCAGTTCGACGACCCACCGTTCGCGTTCATTCTGATCGAAGGCGAGTCCGTCCACGTCGGTGAAGCGGCTGTGAAGGAAGCGCTGGAAGGACTCGATGTCGCGGCCCCCGTCGCTCGGTTGGCCGAGCAGGTGTACCCCACCGCCGCCGCGCCGTTCGGGCGTCTCGTCCACGGCCAGGTCCCGGCCGATATCCACGGCACCTTTCCACTGGATAAGGCGGCGAAAGCACACATCGAGCCACTCCGGCAAGTCCACACGATCCCTGTCGAAACAGAGTAATCGAGACGGTCAGTAGTCTAACCCTGCCGCGCGGTCGACAGACGACAGCGCGTCGCGCCCAGAGACAGCACGCGCCGTTTTCGCACCGTGCCGATAACTGAGCGACCCACGCTCCGCTGTTCGGAGGGTTGAAA encodes:
- a CDS encoding DUF7119 family protein, translating into MPEGPDNDVPSTDRESPVGKPVIRGDPALTGQRPEEAIEFNPDDPESLELAARTVEKFSENTAGADDNVFILRGAAACAALVRGEGSYKAAAERAGGEASVSFIRKWSRVHDLPRSVRIHVAKGEIAPTAAKHIARVSGESRLLLAWAALDHDLTVRQIRSVASSVNDGASVDAALARNGYALGEMRTQLGRDAYCRLRRQAALDGASPGEVISEAIESYFHDGP
- a CDS encoding nitrite/sulfite reductase; amino-acid sequence: MPSKVEKWKDEVYGNEIREHLMEFAEKGWDAIPEDEHDAWFERFKWWGLYHQRSGQESYFMMRIGTPNGVIKPGQLEVIGEIAKEYATGPVDNPEFGEAYCDWTTRQSIQLHWIKLEDIPEIFEKLEAVGLGTQQACGDSWRNIVGCPVAGKDKHEHVDAWPVAEDLHETFKGNDDYSNLPRKWKVAIAGCDEGCGQGDINDLAFEPAEKDGELGFNVRIGGGLSRKEPRLARELDVWVPPEQAADVAHGMSALFRDYGDREDRFNARIKFLMDEWGPEKMRSVLQEEYVDFELPTAGEDMRDQYSYNTGSQDGHNDHVGIHEQKDGNYYVGLNVLVGRMGADDVLELAELADEYGSGEVRLTQRQNIIVTDVPEENLDEFTSEPLLENYSPDPSPFMRGSIACTGTEYCSLSIVETKNRQVRYARWLKDNVELPEDHKDFHIHLSGCTASCAQPQIADVSLRGMKTRKDGEPVEALDIGLGGGLGDDPRFADWVEMRVPADEVPGAIKNLVNNFKNAREGGETFRDFVADRDEETLAEMVEPEETDYDDPYMHNTKMTWYPYAEDDDMQASPAPTDGSGEPLPSDD